A single Brevundimonas sp. M20 DNA region contains:
- the coaBC gene encoding bifunctional phosphopantothenoylcysteine decarboxylase/phosphopantothenate--cysteine ligase CoaBC translates to MTTASLSGRKVLLIVGGGIAAYKALELVRLLKKSGAEVMSLLTSAGAEFVTPMSLAALTGHPVRQALFMPEDETAMGHIELSRWADLVVVAPATAGLIAKAANGFADDLASTTLLATDKKVLLAPAMNVRMWLHPAVQANVERLKGFDGFHGVAVVGPDEGEMACGEFGPGRMAEPTAILSAIQGLLAGPDGRPLAGRRAVVTAGPTFEPIDPVRGLTNRSSGKQGYAIATALAELGAEVTLVSGPVAIDAPVGVTRIWVESAREMQAEVQKYLPADIAVMSAAVADWRVDGVASGKIKKAPGGPPSLALIENPDILAGVSKPGKARPKLVVGFAAETSDLEANARAKLSRKGCDWIVGNDVSDDVFGADGNAVTLFTKDGGADVWPRQSKTEVARKLAAKIADHFKA, encoded by the coding sequence ATGACCACGGCATCGCTGTCCGGACGCAAGGTCCTGCTCATCGTCGGCGGCGGCATCGCCGCCTACAAGGCGCTGGAGCTCGTGCGCCTTCTGAAGAAGTCGGGCGCCGAGGTGATGAGCCTGCTCACATCGGCGGGGGCCGAGTTCGTCACCCCCATGTCGCTGGCGGCCCTGACCGGCCATCCGGTGCGGCAGGCCCTGTTCATGCCCGAGGACGAGACGGCCATGGGCCATATCGAGCTGTCGCGCTGGGCCGATCTGGTGGTGGTGGCGCCGGCGACGGCGGGGCTGATCGCCAAGGCGGCGAATGGCTTCGCCGACGATCTGGCGTCGACCACCCTGCTGGCCACCGACAAGAAGGTCCTGCTGGCCCCGGCGATGAACGTCCGCATGTGGCTGCATCCGGCGGTGCAGGCCAATGTGGAGCGCCTGAAGGGCTTTGACGGCTTCCACGGTGTCGCCGTCGTCGGCCCGGATGAGGGCGAAATGGCGTGTGGCGAGTTCGGACCGGGCCGCATGGCCGAGCCCACCGCCATCCTGTCGGCCATTCAGGGTCTGCTGGCCGGTCCCGATGGGCGCCCTCTGGCGGGCCGTAGGGCCGTTGTGACCGCCGGTCCGACCTTCGAGCCCATCGACCCTGTTCGGGGCCTGACAAACCGCTCCAGCGGCAAGCAGGGCTACGCCATCGCCACGGCTCTGGCCGAACTGGGCGCCGAGGTGACCCTCGTATCAGGCCCTGTCGCTATCGACGCCCCCGTCGGCGTTACGCGCATCTGGGTCGAGAGCGCGCGCGAGATGCAGGCCGAGGTCCAGAAGTATCTGCCCGCCGACATCGCGGTGATGAGCGCCGCCGTCGCCGACTGGCGCGTTGACGGCGTCGCGTCCGGCAAGATCAAGAAGGCTCCCGGCGGCCCGCCGTCGCTGGCCCTGATCGAGAACCCGGACATTCTGGCCGGCGTCTCCAAGCCCGGTAAGGCGCGTCCGAAGCTGGTCGTCGGCTTCGCCGCCGAGACCTCGGACCTTGAGGCCAACGCCCGCGCCAAACTGTCCCGCAAGGGCTGCGACTGGATCGTCGGCAACGACGTGTCGGACGACGTCTTCGGCGCCGACGGCAATGCGGTCACCCTGTTCACGAAGGACGGCGGCGCCGACGTCTGGCCGCGCCAGTCCAAGACCGAGGTGGCCCGCAAGTTGGCGGCCAAGATTGCTGACCATTTCAAGGCCTGA
- the lnt gene encoding apolipoprotein N-acyltransferase — protein sequence MSILPTTPDADSPRARLILRFGRIGLALAAGAAAALAHPPFGILPGLLGYALLMFLSERSTTVRGAFWMGWLAGFAYFFISCWWVAEAFLVNPAQAWMAPFAASALPIGLALFWGTATALYRRFLPSGMTRVLLFAALFCLLEWLRGHVLTGFPWNPAGASWKAGSAASQFAALAGIYGLSFVTVAAAAAFGPLLNAGSRKARIVTAVLGALTFAVLMIGGAARLSSARLELTPTVVRIVQADVPQATKWTPEAYQGIVDRYVNLTARPGAVTPDLIIWPEGALPASANDVFAPGAPEALAIARAVQPGQSLILGLGRGEADPSAREGARYFNSLFALTDQGGEGLRVSAVYDKYRLVPFGEYLPAGGVMSALGVRALTHMPLDFSHGPKPAPINIPGVPRAQPLICYESLYPGFTPGAAGRPGWIVNISNDAWFGRTSGPVQHLNLASYRAIETGLPVVRSTPTGVSAMIDPWGRVIDGQRLDPGESGVIDARLPAPTGVTLYGRVGDLLFWLAVLGGLLVTAPWRRLIRSKTVVP from the coding sequence ATGAGCATTCTCCCGACGACGCCTGATGCCGACAGCCCCCGCGCGCGGTTGATCCTGCGTTTCGGCCGCATCGGTCTGGCGTTGGCCGCCGGCGCGGCGGCGGCGCTGGCCCATCCGCCGTTCGGCATCCTGCCCGGCCTTCTGGGTTACGCCCTGCTGATGTTCCTGTCGGAGCGCTCCACAACGGTGCGCGGCGCCTTCTGGATGGGCTGGCTGGCCGGGTTCGCCTACTTCTTCATCAGCTGCTGGTGGGTGGCCGAGGCGTTTCTGGTCAACCCGGCGCAGGCGTGGATGGCGCCCTTCGCCGCCTCCGCCCTGCCGATCGGTCTGGCCCTGTTCTGGGGAACGGCGACGGCCCTGTATCGCCGCTTCCTGCCGTCCGGCATGACCCGGGTTCTGCTGTTCGCCGCCCTGTTCTGCCTTCTGGAATGGCTGCGGGGGCATGTGCTGACCGGTTTCCCCTGGAACCCGGCCGGGGCCAGCTGGAAGGCGGGATCAGCGGCGTCGCAGTTCGCCGCCCTGGCGGGGATCTATGGCCTCAGCTTCGTCACCGTGGCGGCCGCCGCCGCCTTCGGCCCGCTGCTGAACGCCGGGTCGCGGAAGGCCCGGATCGTCACGGCGGTTCTCGGCGCCCTGACCTTCGCGGTGCTGATGATCGGCGGCGCGGCGCGCCTCTCGTCGGCCCGGCTGGAGTTGACCCCGACGGTGGTGCGCATCGTTCAGGCCGACGTGCCCCAGGCGACCAAATGGACGCCCGAGGCCTATCAGGGGATTGTCGACCGCTATGTGAACCTGACGGCCCGTCCCGGCGCGGTGACCCCCGATCTGATCATCTGGCCGGAAGGGGCCCTGCCGGCCTCGGCCAACGATGTCTTCGCGCCGGGCGCGCCCGAGGCCCTGGCCATCGCCCGGGCGGTCCAGCCGGGCCAGAGCCTGATCCTGGGTCTCGGGCGAGGCGAGGCCGATCCCTCGGCGCGGGAAGGGGCGCGCTATTTCAACAGCCTGTTCGCCCTGACGGATCAGGGCGGCGAGGGGCTGCGGGTGTCCGCTGTCTATGACAAATACCGGCTGGTTCCGTTCGGCGAGTACCTGCCCGCAGGCGGGGTGATGAGCGCCCTGGGTGTTCGCGCCCTGACCCATATGCCGCTGGACTTCAGCCATGGACCGAAGCCTGCGCCCATCAACATTCCCGGCGTCCCGCGGGCCCAGCCGCTGATCTGCTACGAAAGCCTTTACCCGGGCTTCACGCCCGGCGCGGCGGGGCGGCCCGGCTGGATCGTCAACATCTCGAATGACGCCTGGTTCGGGCGGACGTCAGGACCGGTCCAGCACCTGAATCTGGCCAGCTATCGCGCCATCGAGACCGGCTTGCCGGTGGTCCGCTCGACCCCGACCGGCGTGTCGGCGATGATCGACCCTTGGGGTCGTGTGATTGACGGCCAGAGACTGGACCCGGGCGAGAGCGGCGTCATTGACGCCCGCCTTCCGGCGCCGACCGGTGTGACCCTGTACGGCCGTGTCGGGGACCTGTTGTTCTGGCTGGCCGTTCTCGGCGGATTGCTTGTCACGGCTCCGTGGCGTCGGCTGATTCGTTCCAAGACCGTTGTTCCTTAA
- the dut gene encoding dUTP diphosphatase: MTTVRVERLPHAEGLPLPAYETTGSAGMDLRAALPEGEPLTLAPGARALVKTGLKIALEPGYEAQVRPRSGLALKHGITCLNSPGTVDSDYRGEVGVILINHGQEPFVIQRGERIAQMVIARHEQATMIEVEALDQTMRGAGGFGSTGR; encoded by the coding sequence ATGACGACCGTCCGCGTCGAACGCCTGCCGCACGCCGAGGGCCTGCCGCTTCCGGCCTATGAGACCACCGGTTCGGCGGGGATGGATCTGCGCGCGGCCCTGCCGGAGGGGGAGCCCCTGACGCTCGCCCCGGGGGCTCGGGCGCTGGTTAAGACCGGCCTGAAGATCGCGCTGGAGCCGGGCTATGAGGCCCAGGTGCGGCCCCGTTCGGGCCTGGCGTTGAAGCACGGGATCACCTGCCTGAACTCCCCCGGCACGGTCGACAGCGACTATCGCGGCGAGGTCGGGGTCATCCTGATCAACCACGGTCAGGAGCCCTTCGTGATCCAGCGCGGCGAGCGCATCGCCCAGATGGTCATCGCCCGCCACGAGCAGGCGACCATGATCGAGGTTGAGGCGCTGGACCAGACGATGCGCGGGGCGGGCGGTTTCGGCTCCACGGGGCGCTGA
- a CDS encoding helix-turn-helix domain-containing protein encodes MTMARGKGEDGPHPVDRHVGRRVCEKRLALGYNQSDLGRALGLTFQQIQKYEKGANRISASKLWDIARFFKVDIGYFFEGLTGAQLAGMAEGETAFEHDFPATRYTIEIGRLAPQLSTRQQKLALELIRDMADRKETDED; translated from the coding sequence ATGACTATGGCGAGAGGCAAGGGCGAGGATGGTCCTCATCCCGTGGACCGGCATGTTGGCCGGCGTGTCTGCGAGAAGAGGCTGGCCCTCGGCTATAACCAGAGCGATCTCGGTCGCGCCCTGGGGCTGACTTTCCAGCAGATTCAAAAGTACGAGAAGGGCGCTAACCGCATCTCGGCTTCGAAGCTCTGGGACATCGCGCGGTTCTTCAAGGTGGACATCGGCTACTTCTTCGAAGGTCTGACCGGCGCCCAGCTGGCCGGTATGGCCGAAGGCGAAACCGCATTCGAGCACGACTTCCCGGCGACCCGCTATACGATCGAGATCGGCCGTCTGGCGCCGCAGCTGTCGACCCGGCAGCAAAAGCTGGCGCTTGAGCTGATCCGTGATATGGCCGACCGCAAGGAGACCGACGAGGACTGA
- a CDS encoding S-type pyocin family protein, translating to MRRTTMIVAVGAALVVGSAGLAGCGDGGSAVETRDRAAEGAAATLTSAEGPMEAVEAPVEKARPVLTANRRETVDAKVARLFERNGADFGARTAEDYLTRVKAFTSRPPADVDRAERPNGDVLLYQASTNTFAVVSRDGVAKTMFKPRDGAAYWAEQKAAAPDFGRRRSTGNEGGG from the coding sequence ATGCGCAGAACGACGATGATCGTGGCCGTGGGGGCCGCATTGGTGGTGGGATCGGCGGGACTGGCCGGTTGCGGGGACGGGGGCTCGGCGGTCGAGACCCGGGACCGGGCGGCGGAGGGCGCGGCGGCGACGCTGACCTCCGCCGAAGGCCCGATGGAGGCTGTTGAAGCGCCGGTCGAAAAGGCCCGCCCGGTTTTGACCGCCAACCGACGCGAGACGGTGGACGCCAAGGTGGCGCGACTGTTCGAACGCAACGGCGCGGATTTCGGCGCGCGCACGGCCGAGGACTATCTGACCAGGGTGAAGGCCTTCACCAGCCGGCCGCCGGCGGACGTGGATCGGGCTGAGCGCCCCAACGGCGATGTGCTGCTGTATCAGGCCTCGACAAACACCTTCGCGGTCGTCTCGCGCGACGGCGTGGCCAAGACCATGTTCAAGCCACGTGACGGCGCCGCCTACTGGGCTGAGCAGAAGGCTGCGGCCCCCGACTTTGGTCGGCGGCGGTCAACGGGCAACGAGGGCGGCGGTTGA